ATACAGAAACCCAGAAAATTTCAGCTGAAATTGCTACCAATAAAAACCCGAATGATCTGCTGCTAACAAAAGACGGCAAGTTTTTATATGTAGCCAATGGTAATGACAACACAGTCGCACTCATTGATTTAACCAAAAGACAGGTATCCGAGACCTTAACGACATCACTTTTTCCTGATGCGCCAGTGGGTACTACGCCTAATGGGCTCGCACTGAGCGAAGATGAGAAGACCCTGTACATTGCCAATGCGGATAACAACTGCCTGGCCGTGTTCGACGTGGAGACCAAAGGACGCAGCCGTTCGATCGGATTTGTCCCTACAGGCTGGTATCCGACCGCCGTCAAGACGATAGGTTCCAAAATCTATGTCACCAATGGAAAAGGGTTTTCATCCAAGGCAAATCCAAAAGGCCCCAATCCGAATTTATCAAAAGTCCCGCAACAGGTAGGGCCAAACCCACAGGCCTATGTAGGCAGGGAACAATACATTGGTGGTTTGTTTAAAGGTACTTTGTCGATCATTGACGCGCCGTCGGCACAGACACTTTCCGCATATTCGCGTGTCGTTTATGCCAACACACCTTATACCAAAAAGAAGGAGCTCAATGCAGAAGGAGAGGCCGGAAACCCGATTCCGATGAAGGTAGGGGATAAGTCGCCGATCAAATATGTGTTCTACATTATCAAGGAAAACCGTACCTACGATCAGATTCTCGGAGACATGAAGGAAGGCAATGGCGATGCTTCGCTTTGTTTATTTCCAGAAAAGGTAACTCCAAACCAGCATGCACTGGCGCGTGAGTTTGTATTGCTCGATAACTTTTATGTAGATGCCGAGGTGAGCGCAGACGGACATAACTGGTCGTCGGCCGCCTATGCGAATGATTATGTGGAAAAGAACTGGGTTACCAGCTATGGCGGTCGCGGCGGAACGTACGATTACGAAGGCCAGAAAGAAATCGCGCACCCCCGCGACGGGTTTATCTGGGACCATGCGCTACGCGCAGGGGTGACTTTCAGGAGTTACGGCTGGTTTGCTGATGATGGAAAAGCCAATATCAAAACACTCGAAGGCAAATATTGTCCGACTTTTGAAGGATACGATCTTGGTTACAAGGATATCGACCGGGAAGCGGCCTGGGAGAAGGATTTCGATGAGCTGGTAGCGGCCGACAAGCTTCCGAGGCTCAATACGCTACGGTTTGGTAATGATCATACCTCGGGTGCCAGTGTTGGAAAACCGACGCCATTTGCGGCAGTGGCTGATAATGACCTGGCTGTGGGACGTTTTGTTGAGCATCTTTCCAAGAGCAAGATTTGGAACGAATCGGTAGTGTTTATCCTGGAAGACGATGCCCAGAATGGCCCTGACCACGTTGATGCGCACCGTTCCATTGCATTTGTGGCCGGCGGTTTTGTGAAAAGAGGTTTTGTAGATCACACCATGTATTCCACTTCCGGAATGCTTCGTACTATGGAGCTGATCCTGGGCCTGAAACCAATGAGCCAATACGATGCAGCTGCCACGCCGATGTGGAGATGTTTTAGCAACAAACCTAATGCTGCCACTTTTACTTCCAAACAAGCAGGCGTAGATTTGGCTCAGAAAAATGTAGCTGTCAATACAAATTCCCGCCGCTCCGATCAGTTTGACCTTTCGGTGCCTGATGCAATTGATGACCTGATTTTCAGTGAGATCGTGTGGCAAACCGTGCGTGGTGAAAAGAGTATTATGCCTGCTCCCCGCCGTGGCGCATTCGTAAGGCTTGAAAAACGAGGCGACGACGAAGAGGAGGAGTTTGATCAGGATTGATTTAACATTTAAAAAGCACTACAAAAACCTTGTTTTACCCTTTATGAAAGTTCAGCTGCGTTGGTTTGTATTCGTTATCATTTTACAGGTATTTTTTGAAGTAAAGAGTCAGGCCCAGCAGGTAGGGCAGGTGTTGCCGGAATGGAAAGAGGGTTTTATGGACATTCACCACATTAATACAGGTGGTGGCAATGCTACTTTTTTTATCCTGCCCGACGGGACCACACTTTTGATTGACGCCGGCGCACTCGACCCGACTGAGCCCAGGACCAGAAGCCCGCGAAATACCAGGGTGAAACCCGATACCACCCGCCAACCAGGCGAATGGATAGCACGGTACGTTAGCAATACATTAGCCTTCCGCGCGACAGACAAAGCGCTGGACTATGCAATGCTGACCCATTTTCACGACGACCATATGGGTGCGGTTTCCAGCATTTCCAGGAGATCGAAACAAGGGCCTTTTAAACTGACCGGCATTACGGAAGTAGGAGAGTACCTGCCTATCCGCAAAATGATCGACCGCGGCTGGCCGGATTATAATTTTCCCAAGACATTGGACGATGAAATGATTGGTAATTACAAGAGCTTCCTGGATTGGCATTCAAAAAATAAGGGGATGAAAGTCGAAAAGGCGGCTCCGGGCAAGAATAGCCAGATCACGCTTTTGAGAAACCCGCAAAAGTATGCGGACCTGTTTGAGATACGAAACATTGCAGCCAATGGCGAGGTTTGGACGGGTGTAGGAAATGTAGTCCGCCAGCAGTTTCCTGAATTAAAATCACTAAGCCCGCAACAATTTCCCAGCGAAAACATGTGTAGTGTTGCGGTCCGGGTCAGTTACGGGAAGTTCGACTATTTTTCAGGAGGTGACCTGCCGGGTGTGCTCAGGGCCGGAATGCCTTCATGGCAGGATATGGAAACACCGGTTGCAAAGGCAGTAGGACAGGTGGATGTGCATATTCTGGATCACCATGGCAACCGTGATTCGCAAAATGAATTCTTTCTTCAAACCTTACAGCCGCGTGTCATGGTGATCCCCGTCTGGTCCTCCGACCACCCGGGACACGATGTGCTTGACCGAATGTACTCTCAAAATGTTTATCCCGGAGAAAGGGACGTATTTGCAACCGACATGCTGGAAGCGAACAAACTCGTGATCGGCGAGCTGCTGGGGCGTCTAAAAAGCGATAGCGGACATGTGGTTGTCCGCGTAGCGCCCGGTGGTGACCGCTATCAGGTGTATGTGCTCGATGACCGTAACGAGGAACGTAGGATTAAAAGCATTCACGGTCCCTACTTATCCAGGTAACGCCGCTTTGCGCAGGTTTTTAACAAATTGTTAAGGATGAAAAATCGTCAAACCAACTGACAGTTTTCCATGTTTCTCCAAATTGAAGGCCAAAAAATCTGTGCATATGCGCGAAGCAAGGTTGATTTCAGTAGTGATTCCCCTGTTCAATGAACAGGACAATGTTTTGCACCTGCTTCGGGCGATCCGCCGGGCGCTGTCAGGATACGATTACGAGGTAGTTGCGGTGGACGACGGCTCGTCGGACAATACCGTCCAGATGCTCCGGCAGGATTTGGACGACAGGCTCAGTATCGTCGTGATGATGCGCAACTACGGGCAAACCAGCGCTATGGCGGCGGGCATTGCATCGGCAACCGGGAAATACATCGTCACCATTGACGGAGACCTGCAAAACGATCCGGAAGATATCATCAGGTTACTGGCCCGGGCAGTACAGGGAAACTGGGACGTCGTGGCTGGTTACCGCGCCAACAGGTTGGATGGCTGGCTTTTCCGCAAACTGCCTAGCCGGATCGCCAACAAAATTATCCGGACACTCACCGGCGTACACCTTAAAGATTACGGCTGCACGCTCAAAATATTCAAAAATGAAATTGCCCAGAACCTGGGCCTCTACGGCGAACTTCACAGATTTATCCCCGTACTGGCCGATATCATGGGCGCCCGAATAACTGAAATGCCTGTCAGACATCACAAACGGCTTTTCGGTAAGTCCAAATACGGGCTGGGCAGGACGATGAAGGTAGTCAGCGATCTGTTTCTGATGCTCTATATGCAGCGATGGATGAAAAAGCCGATGCATCTTTTTGGAACGGTCGGCGGGACAGCTGTTTTGGCCGGCCTCTTTTTGATTTTGTCTCAAATAGCATCGCAGATCTTTGCACGGGACTTTGAAAAGCTATGGGTAGTTACCGGTCTGATGCTACTGCTAGCGGGGATTTTTATCATTCTGATGGGCTTTTTTGCTGAAATACAAATGCGGATTTATTATGAAGGATCAGCGAAAACACCTTACCTCATCAGAAAAATCCTGCAACAAAAGGAAAGCGCCATCTCAGAAGATTTAAGTATTTAGCCTATGGAACGCACTAATTACATTCCATACATTTACCTGTTCCTGATCCTTGCCGTCTATTTTTTTGGATTAAATGTTCCGCTTTTTGATGACGACAGTGCTCACCATGCATTGATCGGCATGCATATGTACCTCACCGGTAATTATGTTGACCTGATAGACCGTGGCCGCGACTATCTCGACAAGCCGCATTTACTTTTCTGGCTGGCGGCATTGGGCGACGAGCTTTTAGGCGTCGGGACCTTGTCCTACAAACTTCCGACTTTGCTCCTCGCGCTGCCTGGCGTGTATGCAACGTTCAGACTTGCCAAAAGGCTTTACGGACAGTCAGTCGGCATTAATGCGGTACTGATACTAATATCCTCCCAGGCATATATTCTGGCGCATAATGATGTCAGAATGGACGCAATCCTGCTGTCTTTCATCATTACGGCCACCTGGCTGTTATACGAATACACACTTACTTACCGAACCGACAGGCTTATCCTTGGCGTGTTGTCGCTCGCGCTGGCTTTTGCAACAAAAGGCATGACAGGCGCGGCAGTACCTGTTATCGCGGTGGGTTCACAGCTACTGTACCAGCGAAACTGGCGCTTCATCAGGTCCTTCAAATGGTTGTGGGCGATTCCTTTGTTCCTGGTTTTTATCGGCCCGATATTGTACTGCTACTATCTACAGTTCGATCTTCATCCGGAGAAAGTGATCCGGGGAATGAGCCATATTTCCGGAATAACCTTTATCCTTTTCTTTCAAAACACGGAGCGCCTGCAAGGTGTAAACTGGGGAAGTTCAGGGGGTAATGATCCGTTTCTTTTCTTCCATTCATTACTTTGGGCGTTACTTCCGTGGTGTTTGCTGGGATATTGGGCAGTAGTAAAAAAAGGGATTCATTTGATCAAAACTAAACTGGTGTACCGGCCTGGTGAAGAGATACTGAGCTGGGTAACGATTGTCGTGATGTTCGCGATTCTCACGTCTTCCAATTTTCGTTTGCCGCATTACCTCAATATTCTCTTTCCGTTTTTTTCAATATTGATTGCCGGGCAGCTCGAAAACGTGCTAAAATCATCGGTTTCCGGTACAGGGGAACGCAACTGGCTGATGATCACGCAAAAGTTTGTCGCAGTGGTAATGGCTTTGCTGGGTTTGATCATTAACGGGTATCTTTTCCCGGTCAAAAGTCTGGTGGTCATCGTGCTTAGTTTAGCCGCACTTTTTCTATTGTTTTATGAATGGACGTCCCGGCGGGATTTCCTCGGTAAATTGGTGATGATATCTTTTTGCAGTTCTTTGTTTACCAACATGCTGATGAATGGAAACTTCTACTTTCAGATTCAGGAGTACCAGGCCGGACATCATATTGCAGCCAAGATCAGACAACTGGAAATTCCGTTGAATAACATATACATTACTGATTGGAAAAGTCCATCCATGCATTACTATTCCGAATACTTTTTCAAAGATTCGGACCCGGTGACGCTCGCCGGAAGCAACGATTTTTGGCTTGCCGGATCGATGGCGAGTATTGATGAAGTGGCACGGGCAAGACAAATGAAAATGAAAGAATCCTATCATTTTCCGGATTTTGATACGACTAAATTAAAGGCAGGATTCGTTGACCCTTCCACCCGAGAGCAGGCATGCAGGGACATAGGGCTGGTTCACCTCAAAAAAGAATAACATTCATTTGATACGATATCTGAAATGGGCTGCGAAGCTTCTGGCTACCGGGATTTTACTGTATTGGGTTTTTATACAAACCGACCGTCAAAGTCTTTTTAAGGCGATCAGCGGCTCAGAAAAAAGCATTTTATTCTTTGCATTCGTGCCCTACCTGGTTTCCCGGGTATCCGGCGCATTCCGCCTCACCACCATTTTGAATGCGGCCGAAGTGCCGTTGTCACACGCTTCCGGCCTGCGGCTCAACTGGATCAGCATGTTTTACGGGATGTTCCTGCCGGGCGGGCTTGGCGGCGACGCCTACAAGCTGATCCGGCTCAGGGCTCTTTTTCCAGACAAAGGTGTGTTACTACTAACCCGTACATTGCTTTGGGACAGACTGATCGGCCTAGTTGTGCTCACGATACTGACGGTCAGTTTTGCAATGCCTTATCTTTTAGTAATCTATCAGGTTGTTGCTGCATCGCTTGCGCTGATTGGTTGTTTGGTTTTCTGGCTTGCTACCAGGAGGTGGATTCCACAGCTACTTCCGTATATGGGCAGGTTACTGGTGTTCTCGCTGGTGGTACAGCTCACCCAGATCGCCTGTATTTTCATGCTGCTCAGTTCGATTCAAATCCATGAACATTACAACCAGTACAATGTTTTGTTCCTGGTATCTTCCGTGGCTTCAACGTTGCCGATCAGCGTGGGTGGGGTAGGTGTGAGAGAAGTGGTATTTTTAGAAGGGGCGCAGCTGCTGATGGTTTCGGCGCAAGCTGCGGTGACCGTAAGTGTGCTCTTCGACATTATTGTGACACTGACAGCTGCTACCGGAAGTCTCGCCATATTGGGCAATGCCCGCGTGGTTTCTACGTCCGCAAGTAAGTGACTTCAATGGTATTTTACGTACTGATTTGTAAACGATCCGTCGTCAAAAAGATCGATAATGGCGTAACCCGGTTTGGTCTCTTTGTATTTTCCCATCCAGTAATTACCGCAAACAGCCCCATTGCAGCAATAGGTAACATTGTTATACTCAACCCGGTCGAGAAGATGAATGTGGCCGCTTATTGCCAGTTTTACGTTTTTATGTCGGTTAAATACTTTCGTGATCTGCGCGGCATCCATATGCATCCAGCTGCCGGGAACCACCCAGTTTCCATCCTTTAAATTATCACCGTCGAAGAAAACACTGGCGGATAAAATGGGAATATGGGAGGCGATCATGACCGGGACGTGAGAAGGAGTATTTCTCAGATCTCCTTTGAGCCAGTCCATTTGTGCCTCATCCAGACTGGCGAGGTAACCCGTTGTTTCCGGTCGGGGTTGTACGCTGTCCAGCATGATAAAATGCCAACCGTTTTTATCAAAACTGTGATAGGGCCTGGTCATTTCCGATTCATCCATCGCCCGTTTTTTGCCATCCTGAAACGTACCTTCGGAAGTGGAAGGGAACCAGATATCGTGATTTCCAATGCACGAAATCATGGGTGTACTGTTTTCAGAGGATAAAACTTTATGATAAAGCTGCCATTCTTTTGAGGCTTTTTCCCTCGAAATACCGTGGGCTCCCATCACTGAATCTCCCGTATTAAGTATGAAATCTGGCTTAATATCCAGGTTTTGAAGATGATGGAGGCATTTTTCGAAACCCTTGGCAGCCCACAGGTGAGGTTGGACGTGAATGTCGGTCAGGTGGGCTATTCGTAACACGCGTTTCGGCGAATAATGCAGGGATGGAGTTGCGGCAGAAACAGGCAATCCTCCGGCCATTATTCCCAGCGTTTTCAACAGATTTCTTCTATGCATACAGCCAAAGCATGTTTTGCAAAGATCCCTTATCTGTATGAACCCGGTGTTATTGGAAGGTTATTTGATTGTTAATAGTTTAAAGGTGTTTTCAATGAGAAATAATGCTAGTTCAAATCTTTAAGCAAACGGTACTCATTGGGACTTTGTCCGACGCGCTGTTTAAAAACCCGGCTGAAATGCTGCGGATATTTAAATCCCAATTCAAAAGCGATCTCATTGATCGTTTTATTTCTATCGAAAATCTTCTCCTTGGCGACCAATATTAGTTTAGATTGAATGTATTCCTGAGCGGTTTGGCCGGTTGCTTTTTTGATCAGATCACCAAAATATTTGGCAGACAGGTTCATCTCGCCTGCACAATAGGCAACAGAAGGCAAGCCTATATTAATAGGTTTGTCCGATGAAAAATAGCTGCTTAACAACAATTCAAATCGCTCCAATGTGCCTTTGTGTACTATTTCGCGGGTAATGAACTGGCGGTCGTAGAATCGCATGCAATAATCCAGAAACAGCTCTATGTTGGTTGCAATCAGCTTTCTGCTGTGCTTGTCGATGGTGTGCTCTAACTCGTATTTAATCTTATCAAAGCAATCCATCACCATCTGCGTCTCACGTTTCGATAAATGAAGCGCTTCATTGACCTGGTAACCAAAAAAGGTATACTCATTCATTTTAGCATTCAGCGAAGTGCCATGCAAAAGGTCCGGGTGAAAAACCAGGGCGTGTCCTTTCGGCTGGTATAGCTGGCCGTCATTTTCAACAGTAAAAACTTGTCCGGGGGCCATAAAAACCAGCGTCCCTTCCTGATAGTCGTAATACTCTTTTCCGTACTTAATATCTCCGCAAATCACCTCTTTTAGGAAAACACCATAGCATCCCATGTATTGACTGGCCTTGTGTCTGGGGCTGGCTGTTGACAAATCG
The genomic region above belongs to Dyadobacter pollutisoli and contains:
- a CDS encoding bifunctional YncE family protein/alkaline phosphatase family protein; translation: MTRYLKFGLYVLLAGVFAYGCKRNTGSGDKAEELAIYKDLSSKRINLPNGWSLTPVGRSLDLDDLPLNLVVSPSKKYLAVTNNGQSTQSITLIDVASEKVLDSAVVAKSYLGLAFSQDEKTIYASGGNDNKILVFKIENQQLVPADPIVLGKPWPVKISPTGIAVDDTQNRIYVVTKEDSALYICDSKTKNTIGKLNLGAAAYTCLLSNDKKELYVSLWGGSRVVIINTETQKISAEIATNKNPNDLLLTKDGKFLYVANGNDNTVALIDLTKRQVSETLTTSLFPDAPVGTTPNGLALSEDEKTLYIANADNNCLAVFDVETKGRSRSIGFVPTGWYPTAVKTIGSKIYVTNGKGFSSKANPKGPNPNLSKVPQQVGPNPQAYVGREQYIGGLFKGTLSIIDAPSAQTLSAYSRVVYANTPYTKKKELNAEGEAGNPIPMKVGDKSPIKYVFYIIKENRTYDQILGDMKEGNGDASLCLFPEKVTPNQHALAREFVLLDNFYVDAEVSADGHNWSSAAYANDYVEKNWVTSYGGRGGTYDYEGQKEIAHPRDGFIWDHALRAGVTFRSYGWFADDGKANIKTLEGKYCPTFEGYDLGYKDIDREAAWEKDFDELVAADKLPRLNTLRFGNDHTSGASVGKPTPFAAVADNDLAVGRFVEHLSKSKIWNESVVFILEDDAQNGPDHVDAHRSIAFVAGGFVKRGFVDHTMYSTSGMLRTMELILGLKPMSQYDAAATPMWRCFSNKPNAATFTSKQAGVDLAQKNVAVNTNSRRSDQFDLSVPDAIDDLIFSEIVWQTVRGEKSIMPAPRRGAFVRLEKRGDDEEEEFDQD
- a CDS encoding ComEC/Rec2 family competence protein gives rise to the protein MKVQLRWFVFVIILQVFFEVKSQAQQVGQVLPEWKEGFMDIHHINTGGGNATFFILPDGTTLLIDAGALDPTEPRTRSPRNTRVKPDTTRQPGEWIARYVSNTLAFRATDKALDYAMLTHFHDDHMGAVSSISRRSKQGPFKLTGITEVGEYLPIRKMIDRGWPDYNFPKTLDDEMIGNYKSFLDWHSKNKGMKVEKAAPGKNSQITLLRNPQKYADLFEIRNIAANGEVWTGVGNVVRQQFPELKSLSPQQFPSENMCSVAVRVSYGKFDYFSGGDLPGVLRAGMPSWQDMETPVAKAVGQVDVHILDHHGNRDSQNEFFLQTLQPRVMVIPVWSSDHPGHDVLDRMYSQNVYPGERDVFATDMLEANKLVIGELLGRLKSDSGHVVVRVAPGGDRYQVYVLDDRNEERRIKSIHGPYLSR
- a CDS encoding glycosyltransferase family 2 protein, whose protein sequence is MREARLISVVIPLFNEQDNVLHLLRAIRRALSGYDYEVVAVDDGSSDNTVQMLRQDLDDRLSIVVMMRNYGQTSAMAAGIASATGKYIVTIDGDLQNDPEDIIRLLARAVQGNWDVVAGYRANRLDGWLFRKLPSRIANKIIRTLTGVHLKDYGCTLKIFKNEIAQNLGLYGELHRFIPVLADIMGARITEMPVRHHKRLFGKSKYGLGRTMKVVSDLFLMLYMQRWMKKPMHLFGTVGGTAVLAGLFLILSQIASQIFARDFEKLWVVTGLMLLLAGIFIILMGFFAEIQMRIYYEGSAKTPYLIRKILQQKESAISEDLSI
- a CDS encoding ArnT family glycosyltransferase; amino-acid sequence: MERTNYIPYIYLFLILAVYFFGLNVPLFDDDSAHHALIGMHMYLTGNYVDLIDRGRDYLDKPHLLFWLAALGDELLGVGTLSYKLPTLLLALPGVYATFRLAKRLYGQSVGINAVLILISSQAYILAHNDVRMDAILLSFIITATWLLYEYTLTYRTDRLILGVLSLALAFATKGMTGAAVPVIAVGSQLLYQRNWRFIRSFKWLWAIPLFLVFIGPILYCYYLQFDLHPEKVIRGMSHISGITFILFFQNTERLQGVNWGSSGGNDPFLFFHSLLWALLPWCLLGYWAVVKKGIHLIKTKLVYRPGEEILSWVTIVVMFAILTSSNFRLPHYLNILFPFFSILIAGQLENVLKSSVSGTGERNWLMITQKFVAVVMALLGLIINGYLFPVKSLVVIVLSLAALFLLFYEWTSRRDFLGKLVMISFCSSLFTNMLMNGNFYFQIQEYQAGHHIAAKIRQLEIPLNNIYITDWKSPSMHYYSEYFFKDSDPVTLAGSNDFWLAGSMASIDEVARARQMKMKESYHFPDFDTTKLKAGFVDPSTREQACRDIGLVHLKKE
- a CDS encoding lysylphosphatidylglycerol synthase domain-containing protein, translating into MIRYLKWAAKLLATGILLYWVFIQTDRQSLFKAISGSEKSILFFAFVPYLVSRVSGAFRLTTILNAAEVPLSHASGLRLNWISMFYGMFLPGGLGGDAYKLIRLRALFPDKGVLLLTRTLLWDRLIGLVVLTILTVSFAMPYLLVIYQVVAASLALIGCLVFWLATRRWIPQLLPYMGRLLVFSLVVQLTQIACIFMLLSSIQIHEHYNQYNVLFLVSSVASTLPISVGGVGVREVVFLEGAQLLMVSAQAAVTVSVLFDIIVTLTAATGSLAILGNARVVSTSASK
- a CDS encoding metallophosphoesterase family protein yields the protein MHRRNLLKTLGIMAGGLPVSAATPSLHYSPKRVLRIAHLTDIHVQPHLWAAKGFEKCLHHLQNLDIKPDFILNTGDSVMGAHGISREKASKEWQLYHKVLSSENSTPMISCIGNHDIWFPSTSEGTFQDGKKRAMDESEMTRPYHSFDKNGWHFIMLDSVQPRPETTGYLASLDEAQMDWLKGDLRNTPSHVPVMIASHIPILSASVFFDGDNLKDGNWVVPGSWMHMDAAQITKVFNRHKNVKLAISGHIHLLDRVEYNNVTYCCNGAVCGNYWMGKYKETKPGYAIIDLFDDGSFTNQYVKYH
- a CDS encoding helix-turn-helix domain-containing protein; this translates as MEDLIRFDSVSQYNAFNQQETLHPLVTVIDLSTASPRHKASQYMGCYGVFLKEVICGDIKYGKEYYDYQEGTLVFMAPGQVFTVENDGQLYQPKGHALVFHPDLLHGTSLNAKMNEYTFFGYQVNEALHLSKRETQMVMDCFDKIKYELEHTIDKHSRKLIATNIELFLDYCMRFYDRQFITREIVHKGTLERFELLLSSYFSSDKPINIGLPSVAYCAGEMNLSAKYFGDLIKKATGQTAQEYIQSKLILVAKEKIFDRNKTINEIAFELGFKYPQHFSRVFKQRVGQSPNEYRLLKDLN